The following are encoded together in the Thermodesulfobacteriota bacterium genome:
- a CDS encoding radical SAM protein — translation MKILFVIKDIEYIDPMGIMLLSALAKEGRPGRGTAINVLADGNLRETIGSFKPDVVAFSAKTGEHKYYVAANATVKGISGEIATVIGGPHPTFFPEMVKKYDFDALCVGEGDDAWPELLDRLEGGQPFDDIPNIVTKGNYLPGQPPLIRPRRRDLDSLPHLDRELVYGSTRLGRFPMRSFMVGRGCPFRCTYCFNHQYNDLYKEKGPVLARMSVGRVVEELKETKERYDTQFIKFYDDVFLIKDDEWLDEFAEVFPREVGLPFHCLMRADLLTGPVLKKLKKAGLASLSMSIESGNARVRDEILKRDMSTEDMTKAFDLCRENGVPTFSNTIFAIPGTTIKEDIESLDMNLRCRVDLGEFPIFVPYPGTELARYAMDKGYFDGDFDSLHMSYQNTSPLSSFDEKEKLMQTNLSLLATVCLWMPWARDLIVNRLIKLPLTGLYFVLYYLVKAYLVKTRIYPMSFSISNFVRSVYESFVLERFKHYEDSLPEEGEKKRP, via the coding sequence ATGAAGATACTCTTCGTCATAAAAGACATCGAGTACATAGACCCGATGGGCATAATGCTCCTCTCGGCCCTGGCAAAGGAGGGACGACCCGGCCGCGGCACCGCCATAAACGTACTTGCCGACGGCAACCTCCGGGAGACGATAGGGAGTTTCAAGCCCGACGTCGTGGCCTTCAGCGCGAAGACCGGGGAGCACAAGTACTACGTGGCGGCGAACGCCACGGTAAAGGGGATAAGCGGGGAGATAGCCACGGTCATTGGAGGGCCGCACCCGACCTTCTTCCCGGAGATGGTGAAAAAGTACGACTTCGACGCGCTGTGCGTCGGCGAGGGTGACGACGCGTGGCCCGAACTCCTCGACCGCCTGGAGGGGGGGCAGCCGTTCGACGACATACCGAACATAGTAACGAAGGGGAACTACTTGCCCGGGCAGCCTCCCCTAATACGCCCGAGGCGGCGAGACCTCGACAGCCTCCCCCACCTCGACCGGGAACTCGTCTACGGCTCGACACGGCTCGGACGTTTCCCCATGCGGAGCTTCATGGTCGGCAGGGGCTGCCCCTTCCGCTGTACCTACTGTTTCAACCACCAGTATAACGACCTCTACAAGGAAAAGGGGCCCGTCCTCGCCCGCATGAGCGTCGGCCGCGTGGTGGAGGAGCTCAAGGAGACGAAGGAGCGCTACGATACCCAGTTCATAAAGTTCTACGACGACGTCTTCCTCATAAAGGACGACGAGTGGCTCGACGAGTTCGCCGAGGTATTCCCCCGCGAGGTCGGCCTCCCCTTCCACTGCCTCATGAGGGCCGACCTCCTTACCGGGCCGGTGCTTAAAAAACTCAAAAAGGCCGGGCTGGCCTCGCTCAGCATGTCGATCGAGAGCGGCAACGCGCGGGTAAGGGACGAGATACTTAAGCGCGACATGTCGACGGAGGATATGACGAAGGCCTTCGACCTCTGCCGCGAAAACGGCGTCCCGACCTTTTCGAACACCATCTTCGCTATCCCGGGGACCACGATAAAGGAGGATATCGAGTCGCTCGACATGAACCTCCGGTGCCGCGTAGACCTCGGCGAGTTCCCGATATTCGTCCCCTACCCCGGCACCGAGCTGGCACGGTACGCCATGGACAAAGGCTACTTCGACGGCGACTTCGACAGCCTCCACATGAGCTACCAGAACACCTCCCCCTTGAGCTCCTTCGACGAGAAGGAAAAACTCATGCAGACCAACCTCTCGCTCCTGGCAACGGTCTGCCTGTGGATGCCCTGGGCGAGAGACCTTATAGTGAACCGGCTCATAAAGCTCCCCCTCACCGGGCTCTACTTCGTCCTCTACTACCTCGTAAAGGCCTACCTCGTGAAGACCAGGATATACCCGATGAGCTTCTCCATCTCGAACTTCGTAAGGAGCGTCTACGAGAGCTTCGTGCTCGAACGCTTCAAACACTACGAGGACTCCCTCCCGGAAGAGGGAGAGAAAAAACGGCCGTGA
- a CDS encoding glycosyltransferase family 9 protein: protein MERERVLIIKLGYSETLVGEISRKTSLGDVLRSTVLLSRYGDAHVTWLVDEQAMPLLRGNPHIDRLLPYDLTTVLQLQAEKFDTVINLEKVAGVCALADGLEAWRRYGFRFDPEDGTANAYDGSQHALELCQNTRDKLESGRYWEEVLFEMVGAEWKGEMPTLGYEPRSEVSFDIGFNHHVGDKWPIKAWPAEHWKELEKLIGGNYTVSWQEGLDSIEEYIEWINSLKLLVTNDSLGLHIAHALGKKTVAIFGPTLSNEVYVKDGVKLLPEPVPECLPCMSTTCIKERTCLYDVTPAAVLDAVEGVLEKRP from the coding sequence ATGGAGAGGGAGAGGGTACTCATAATAAAGCTCGGCTACTCGGAGACGCTCGTCGGAGAGATAAGCCGTAAGACCAGCCTGGGCGACGTCTTGAGGAGTACGGTGCTCTTGAGCCGCTACGGGGACGCGCACGTGACCTGGCTCGTTGACGAGCAGGCCATGCCGCTCCTCAGGGGCAACCCGCATATCGACCGCCTTCTCCCCTACGACCTTACCACAGTGCTCCAGCTGCAGGCCGAAAAGTTCGATACGGTGATAAACCTGGAGAAGGTGGCCGGCGTGTGCGCGCTCGCCGACGGGCTCGAAGCCTGGAGGAGGTACGGCTTCAGGTTCGACCCCGAGGACGGTACGGCCAACGCATACGACGGCTCGCAGCACGCCCTCGAACTCTGCCAGAACACCAGGGACAAGCTCGAAAGCGGCAGGTACTGGGAAGAAGTGCTCTTCGAGATGGTGGGGGCGGAGTGGAAAGGCGAGATGCCCACCCTCGGGTACGAGCCGCGCTCGGAGGTCAGCTTCGATATAGGGTTCAACCACCACGTGGGCGACAAGTGGCCGATAAAGGCCTGGCCCGCCGAGCACTGGAAGGAACTCGAAAAACTCATAGGCGGCAACTACACCGTCTCGTGGCAGGAGGGGCTCGACTCCATAGAGGAGTACATAGAGTGGATAAACTCGCTGAAACTCCTCGTCACCAACGACAGCCTTGGCCTGCACATCGCCCACGCCCTGGGCAAGAAGACGGTAGCCATCTTCGGCCCCACGCTCTCAAACGAGGTCTACGTAAAGGACGGCGTAAAACTCCTGCCCGAGCCGGTGCCCGAGTGCCTGCCGTGCATGAGCACCACGTGCATAAAGGAAAGGACCTGCCTCTACGACGTAACGCCGGCCGCCGTGCTCGATGCGGTCGAGGGGGTTCTGGAAAAACGGCCGTGA
- a CDS encoding radical SAM protein: MSGLKPIDIPDSYNYVAVFLTLACDLDCSYCINYFGEKGFSKKLLSGEEWVRGLNRLDSRPDLPVTLQGGEPSLHKDFIYILNNIKPELDIDVLTNLQFDTEEFIREVDPGRIKRDSPYASIRVSYHPEVMELDPLVKKVLILRDAGFSIGIWGVMHPSQEEEVMRAREKCKALGIDFRTKEFLGEHDGKLYGTYRYKGACDKEFEKSVACKTTELIIGSDGSVYRCHGDLYEGRTPVGNITDPEFRIEEIFRPCDVFGHCNPCDVKVKTDRFQQFGHTSVEIEGAEETEFSGR, encoded by the coding sequence GTGAGCGGGCTCAAGCCTATAGATATACCGGATAGCTACAACTACGTCGCCGTATTCCTGACGCTGGCCTGCGACCTCGACTGCAGCTACTGCATAAACTACTTCGGGGAGAAGGGCTTTTCCAAAAAGCTCCTCTCCGGCGAGGAGTGGGTCCGGGGGCTGAACCGCCTGGACTCAAGGCCCGACCTGCCCGTCACCCTGCAGGGCGGAGAGCCGAGCCTGCATAAGGACTTCATATATATTCTGAACAACATAAAGCCCGAGCTCGACATAGACGTGCTTACCAACCTCCAGTTCGACACGGAGGAGTTCATACGGGAGGTAGACCCCGGCAGGATAAAGAGGGACTCCCCGTACGCCTCCATCCGCGTGAGCTACCACCCCGAAGTCATGGAACTCGACCCGCTGGTAAAGAAGGTCCTCATCCTCCGGGACGCGGGTTTTAGCATAGGCATCTGGGGGGTGATGCACCCCTCGCAGGAAGAAGAGGTCATGAGGGCCCGGGAGAAGTGCAAGGCGCTCGGCATAGACTTCAGGACCAAGGAGTTCCTCGGCGAGCACGACGGGAAGCTCTACGGCACATACCGCTATAAGGGGGCGTGCGACAAGGAGTTCGAAAAGAGCGTGGCATGCAAGACAACCGAGCTTATAATTGGCTCGGACGGGAGCGTCTACCGCTGCCACGGCGACCTCTACGAGGGCAGGACCCCGGTGGGCAACATAACCGACCCGGAGTTCCGGATAGAGGAGATATTCCGTCCCTGCGACGTGTTCGGCCACTGCAACCCCTGCGACGTAAAGGTCAAGACCGACCGCTTCCAGCAATTCGGCCATACCTCGGTCGAGATAGAGGGCGCAGAGGAGACTGAGTTCTCCGGACGATAG
- a CDS encoding prepilin-type N-terminal cleavage/methylation domain-containing protein, protein MLYLQRVFEKMRTRGEGEEGFTLVELLIVVAIIAILAAIAIPQFSQYRKRGYAATVNSDVKNAYTAAMALIADDPLLAAMTCGMLTGAGYQPSAGIVVPGAGCGMNFNDVGDFEIIIRGPAVWGLTQTNATVNEAGVIDPKASP, encoded by the coding sequence ATGTTGTATCTGCAGAGAGTCTTTGAAAAGATGAGGACGAGGGGTGAGGGCGAAGAGGGCTTCACCCTGGTCGAGCTCCTCATAGTCGTGGCCATCATAGCGATCCTGGCGGCCATAGCTATCCCCCAGTTCTCACAGTACAGGAAAAGGGGCTACGCGGCAACGGTCAACTCTGACGTGAAGAACGCCTACACCGCGGCCATGGCCCTGATTGCCGACGACCCGTTGCTGGCGGCTATGACTTGCGGTATGCTGACGGGCGCGGGCTACCAGCCCTCCGCCGGCATCGTGGTTCCGGGCGCGGGCTGTGGTATGAATTTCAACGACGTGGGTGACTTCGAAATCATTATAAGGGGCCCCGCCGTTTGGGGTCTCACCCAGACGAACGCGACTGTCAACGAGGCCGGGGTAATCGATCCGAAGGCCTCACCGTAA
- a CDS encoding sigma-54 dependent transcriptional regulator — protein MTGDKIIVVDDERSMREFLEIMLRKEGYEVRSFSSAEDGLAHFKEDSADLVIADMKMPGMGGVELLKALKELRPDVTTIMITAYASVDTAVEAMKAGAYDYFTKPFNVEEIKIHIKRAIEWKRMERENVLLKKDLKAKYGFSNLIGTAPKMVELYELIMSVARTKTTVFITGESGTGKELVARAIHYESDRKEKPFVTINCGAIPENLLESELFGHQRGAFTGAVSTKQGLAELADGGTLFLDEITELPPSLQVKLLRFIQEKNFRRVGGTADINVDLRLVAASNRDVELEVREGRFREDLFYRLNVIRFSIPPLRERKDDIPMLARHFADSYAAEYGKKLGGITEEALKLLLDYDYSGNVRELENAIERAVAVERGEAISAESLPPSVREGGVPSRLSPLSPSRPGAPLTLPDAAEAVDIPPEGMDLEKAVSDFERAIIMGALKKAGGVKKKAAELLGLTFRSMRYKLSKYEDRSDRES, from the coding sequence ATGACCGGAGATAAAATCATAGTAGTCGACGACGAGCGGAGCATGAGGGAGTTCCTGGAGATAATGCTCCGCAAGGAGGGTTATGAGGTGCGCTCTTTTTCTTCCGCCGAAGACGGTCTCGCCCACTTCAAGGAGGACTCGGCGGACCTGGTCATAGCGGATATGAAGATGCCGGGGATGGGTGGGGTTGAGCTCCTGAAGGCATTGAAGGAGCTCCGTCCCGATGTGACTACCATAATGATTACCGCGTACGCTTCGGTGGATACGGCCGTCGAAGCCATGAAGGCCGGCGCCTACGATTACTTCACCAAGCCCTTTAACGTGGAGGAGATAAAGATACACATAAAGAGGGCGATCGAATGGAAGAGGATGGAGAGGGAGAACGTACTCCTCAAGAAAGACCTCAAGGCCAAATACGGTTTCAGCAACCTCATCGGCACGGCTCCGAAGATGGTCGAGCTGTACGAGCTTATAATGAGCGTGGCACGGACGAAGACCACCGTCTTTATAACCGGAGAGAGCGGGACCGGCAAGGAGCTCGTCGCCAGGGCCATACACTACGAGAGCGACAGGAAGGAAAAGCCTTTCGTTACCATAAACTGCGGCGCGATACCGGAGAACCTCCTTGAGAGCGAACTCTTTGGACACCAGAGAGGCGCCTTTACCGGGGCCGTGTCCACCAAGCAGGGGCTTGCCGAGCTCGCCGACGGCGGCACGCTCTTCCTTGACGAGATAACCGAGCTTCCCCCGAGCCTTCAGGTAAAACTCCTGAGGTTCATACAGGAGAAGAACTTCCGGAGGGTGGGGGGGACCGCGGACATAAACGTGGACCTGAGGCTGGTGGCGGCCTCCAACAGGGACGTCGAGCTGGAGGTACGGGAGGGGAGGTTCAGGGAAGACCTCTTTTACAGGCTGAACGTTATACGCTTCAGCATACCGCCCTTGAGGGAGCGCAAGGACGACATACCCATGCTCGCGAGGCACTTCGCCGATAGTTACGCCGCGGAGTACGGAAAGAAGCTCGGCGGCATTACCGAGGAGGCCCTTAAACTCCTTCTTGACTACGACTACTCGGGCAACGTCAGGGAGCTTGAGAACGCCATCGAGCGCGCGGTCGCCGTGGAGAGGGGGGAGGCCATATCCGCCGAGAGTCTTCCTCCCTCGGTGAGAGAGGGGGGCGTGCCGTCGCGGCTCTCCCCCCTTTCCCCTTCACGGCCCGGGGCCCCTCTTACGCTCCCGGACGCGGCGGAGGCCGTCGATATCCCGCCCGAAGGCATGGACCTCGAAAAGGCCGTCTCGGACTTTGAAAGGGCCATTATAATGGGGGCGCTCAAGAAGGCGGGAGGAGTCAAAAAAAAGGCCGCCGAACTCCTGGGGCTCACCTTCAGGTCAATGAGGTACAAGCTGAGTAAGTACGAAGACCGCAGCGACCGGGAGTCTTAA
- a CDS encoding ATP-binding protein: MTAQHKPHPLKGKLLVLMVLRVVLALAFLGVIAWSQMRTGIPVRPIFNPLYTIVAAIGFLTILYAVLLARVRNLKLFAYVQLTVDVAIITVITYVTGGMGSSLYFLSVIGGSILLDKRGGFYAAGISSIAYGVLIDLEFYGLLPEEYRMFVSTLGPSWENALTTIATNILALFTVAYLTGYLAERAVKVERKLEEKEVDYERLEKLSSHIAENIPTGIMTLDERSRITSFNRAATELTGYSLQEAYFRDVDEIFPDVFSDLPEPGHKGVRIVEELKVKSGEELHLGFNISRGEGGDMDRVVIFQDLTQMKAMEERLRRDDKLKALGELSTSIAHEIRNPLASISGSIQVLKKEMPPKGNMPHLMEIVLRETERLDLLISDFLLFARPASKTRELVDICEVIRDTIGVFGNSPDAVGIDMEDSLEGEMFVEGDRRQITQVFWNLFLNAARAMPDGGRLVVESGPGAGAGSVEITVRDTGAGISAEDLSRVFDPFFSTRNKGTGLGLAIVHRIVESHGGSVVVESVVGEGAAFKLTLPLVSKGRKGGTERKLSA; encoded by the coding sequence ATGACCGCCCAGCATAAGCCACACCCGCTCAAGGGCAAGCTGCTGGTCCTCATGGTACTGAGGGTGGTGCTTGCCCTTGCCTTTCTCGGCGTTATCGCATGGTCCCAGATGAGGACCGGCATCCCGGTACGGCCGATCTTTAACCCGCTCTATACGATCGTCGCCGCAATAGGTTTTCTTACCATACTTTACGCCGTACTCCTCGCGCGGGTCCGGAACCTGAAGCTCTTCGCGTACGTCCAACTCACCGTGGACGTGGCGATTATTACCGTCATCACCTATGTTACCGGGGGGATGGGGAGTTCGCTCTACTTCCTTTCGGTGATAGGCGGAAGCATCCTCCTTGACAAGAGGGGGGGCTTCTATGCCGCCGGCATATCGAGTATCGCTTACGGCGTGCTTATCGACCTGGAGTTCTACGGGCTCCTGCCCGAAGAGTACCGGATGTTCGTCTCCACGCTGGGGCCCTCCTGGGAGAATGCGCTTACGACCATCGCGACCAACATACTGGCGCTCTTTACGGTCGCCTACCTGACGGGGTACCTTGCCGAAAGGGCCGTGAAGGTCGAGCGCAAGCTGGAGGAGAAGGAGGTCGACTATGAGAGGCTCGAAAAGCTCAGCAGCCACATAGCCGAGAACATCCCGACCGGCATAATGACCCTCGATGAACGCTCGAGGATTACATCCTTTAACAGGGCGGCGACCGAGCTGACCGGATACTCGCTCCAGGAGGCCTACTTCAGGGACGTCGACGAGATATTCCCCGATGTCTTTAGTGACCTCCCCGAGCCGGGGCACAAAGGGGTCAGGATCGTGGAGGAGTTGAAGGTGAAGAGCGGGGAGGAGCTCCACCTGGGCTTTAACATATCCCGGGGTGAGGGCGGCGATATGGACAGGGTGGTGATATTCCAGGACCTGACGCAGATGAAGGCCATGGAGGAGCGCTTGAGGAGGGACGATAAGCTCAAGGCGCTAGGGGAACTCTCCACCTCCATAGCTCACGAGATAAGGAACCCGCTGGCGAGCATAAGCGGCTCCATACAGGTGCTCAAAAAAGAGATGCCGCCCAAGGGTAATATGCCGCACTTGATGGAGATAGTCTTGAGAGAGACCGAAAGGCTCGACCTCCTCATAAGCGACTTCCTGCTCTTTGCCAGGCCCGCCTCGAAGACGAGGGAACTGGTCGACATATGCGAGGTGATAAGGGATACCATAGGGGTCTTCGGCAACTCTCCCGACGCCGTTGGTATCGACATGGAAGATTCCCTGGAAGGCGAGATGTTCGTCGAGGGTGACAGGCGCCAGATAACGCAGGTGTTCTGGAACCTGTTCCTGAACGCAGCCCGGGCCATGCCCGATGGGGGCAGGCTCGTGGTGGAGTCAGGACCGGGTGCCGGGGCAGGGTCGGTGGAGATAACCGTAAGAGATACCGGCGCCGGTATCTCCGCCGAGGACCTCTCCAGGGTGTTCGATCCCTTCTTCTCGACCAGGAATAAAGGGACGGGGTTGGGGCTTGCCATCGTGCACAGGATAGTCGAGAGCCACGGCGGCAGCGTGGTTGTGGAGAGTGTGGTGGGGGAGGGGGCGGCCTTCAAGCTCACCCTGCCGCTCGTCTCTAAAGGCAGAAAAGGCGGAACGGAAAGGAAGTTGAGCGCGTAG